A part of Methanomassiliicoccales archaeon genomic DNA contains:
- a CDS encoding acetolactate synthase large subunit, which translates to MRSSDLVVKCLEAEGVERIFGIPGEENIDLMDSLNDSNIEFILTRHEQSAAFMAGIQARMTFKPRVCLSTLGPGATNLVTGVADAYLSNAPLIAITGQAGAERCFPPQKQVIDVQAMMRPVVKESFSVRSPSQVPMAVRRAFDIAKKERPGPVHIELPEDVMKAEAVGRPMEKSETEHVRPDKRSMAQIVEMIAESSRPLIIAGQGVIRAGASRELRDLCSRWNIPVIHTWFGAGSVPYDDKNSLNTIGVRASDNARQAYEKADLIVLIGFDMIEFQAKYWNIGEKKEILYLGESPMGFSEHVLPDVQVIGGLKHILKVLAELAKLKDPWAEEIRRRSMCIMEADVHDAKYIKPQNVVKILRAKMGKQDIVVSDVGAHLIWLAKYYPVYKENTLILDNGLIPMGVAVPGAIGAKMEFPEKKVAAVCGDGGFMMTMAELATAKERKIGFTTLIFNDGGYGLIRLKMEAAYGRSIACTLNNPDFVGLARSFGAEGHRVTTSDELDSVLSDCLERGALAVIDVQVDYSENQRLIT; encoded by the coding sequence TTGAGATCGTCGGACCTTGTGGTGAAATGCCTTGAAGCCGAAGGGGTGGAAAGGATATTCGGCATTCCTGGTGAGGAGAACATAGACCTGATGGACAGCCTCAACGATTCTAATATAGAATTCATCCTTACAAGACATGAACAGTCGGCGGCTTTCATGGCCGGCATCCAGGCAAGGATGACGTTCAAACCTCGGGTCTGTCTCTCCACGCTTGGGCCAGGTGCCACCAACCTTGTTACAGGGGTTGCGGACGCTTATCTCAGCAATGCACCGCTCATAGCGATAACGGGTCAAGCGGGGGCAGAAAGATGTTTCCCACCGCAAAAGCAGGTTATCGATGTCCAGGCGATGATGAGGCCTGTTGTCAAAGAGAGTTTTTCGGTCAGATCACCATCCCAGGTGCCGATGGCCGTGAGAAGGGCTTTCGATATAGCTAAGAAAGAGAGGCCTGGACCGGTCCACATCGAGCTGCCCGAGGATGTCATGAAGGCTGAGGCGGTCGGAAGGCCAATGGAAAAGAGCGAGACCGAGCACGTCAGGCCCGATAAGAGGTCAATGGCACAGATAGTGGAGATGATCGCCGAATCATCAAGACCTTTGATCATCGCCGGTCAAGGGGTGATCAGAGCTGGTGCCTCGAGAGAGCTGAGAGACCTCTGCTCAAGATGGAACATACCGGTCATACATACGTGGTTTGGGGCTGGAAGCGTCCCCTATGATGACAAGAACAGTCTGAACACTATCGGGGTCAGGGCGAGCGATAATGCCAGGCAGGCGTATGAAAAAGCTGACCTGATCGTCCTGATCGGATTTGATATGATCGAATTCCAGGCAAAGTATTGGAACATCGGTGAGAAAAAAGAGATACTCTACCTTGGAGAAAGCCCGATGGGGTTCTCCGAGCATGTCTTGCCCGATGTTCAGGTCATCGGAGGATTGAAACACATCCTTAAGGTATTAGCTGAGTTGGCCAAGCTCAAGGACCCTTGGGCAGAGGAGATCAGGAGAAGGTCCATGTGCATTATGGAGGCTGACGTTCATGACGCTAAATACATAAAACCTCAGAATGTGGTCAAGATACTGAGGGCAAAGATGGGGAAGCAGGACATTGTCGTGAGCGACGTGGGAGCGCACCTGATCTGGCTTGCGAAATATTATCCTGTCTACAAGGAGAACACCCTGATCCTGGACAATGGCCTTATCCCGATGGGAGTGGCCGTGCCTGGGGCCATCGGGGCCAAGATGGAGTTCCCTGAGAAAAAGGTCGCAGCGGTCTGCGGGGACGGGGGGTTCATGATGACAATGGCCGAGCTTGCAACCGCTAAAGAGCGGAAGATCGGGTTCACCACCCTGATCTTCAACGATGGAGGGTATGGTCTGATAAGGCTCAAGATGGAGGCGGCATATGGAAGGTCGATCGCCTGCACTCTGAACAACCCTGATTTTGTCGGACTGGCCAGATCTTTCGGGGCAGAAGGTCACCGCGTCACAACGAGCGACGAGCTTGACTCAGTGCTATCCGATTGTCTTGAGAGGGGGGCGTTGGCGGTGATCGATGTCCAGGTAGATTATTCAGAGAATCAGCGTCTGATCACATAA
- a CDS encoding 30S ribosomal protein S4 codes for MGDPKFPRRSFNTPSHPWQGERIKEEAEIVKQYGLKNKHELWKAKTMVRNLRKQSRDLQARIRTGEEQAKIEKENLLKSCARIGLLPMEGATLDDVLGLQAEAMLGRRLQTIVFRKGFACSMGQARQFIVHGHVTINGRKVTIPGYIVTRGEEDNIALNPLSPVADEMHPIRIAQKGALEARAKKEAAYQARKEREDQRGGLKAAKKFVKKVPKAIVDTNPADANIPVDLPEEGQ; via the coding sequence ATGGGCGACCCAAAATTCCCACGAAGATCGTTCAACACCCCCTCCCATCCATGGCAGGGAGAGCGTATCAAGGAAGAGGCCGAGATCGTCAAGCAGTACGGTCTGAAAAACAAGCATGAGCTATGGAAGGCCAAGACCATGGTCAGGAACCTGAGGAAGCAATCAAGGGACCTCCAGGCCAGGATCAGGACCGGGGAGGAACAGGCCAAAATAGAAAAGGAGAACCTTCTGAAGAGCTGCGCCAGGATCGGTCTGTTACCTATGGAGGGCGCTACACTGGATGATGTCCTTGGTCTTCAGGCCGAGGCCATGTTGGGCAGGCGCCTACAGACGATCGTGTTCCGCAAAGGTTTTGCATGCTCCATGGGACAGGCAAGACAGTTCATAGTACATGGCCATGTCACCATCAATGGACGTAAGGTCACCATCCCAGGATACATTGTGACCAGGGGAGAGGAGGATAACATAGCTCTGAACCCGCTGTCCCCTGTGGCAGATGAGATGCATCCGATCCGGATCGCTCAGAAGGGTGCCCTCGAGGCAAGGGCAAAAAAGGAAGCAGCCTATCAGGCAAGGAAAGAAAGGGAAGACCAGCGCGGTGGACTGAAGGCCGCAAAGAAGTTCGTGAAGAAGGTCCCAAAGGCGATCGTTGACACGAACCCGGCCGATGCGAACATCCCGGTCGACCTGCCCGAGGAGGGACAGTAA
- a CDS encoding 30S ribosomal protein S11 — MSKWGIANIFASYNNIIITLTDITGAETITKATGGMVVKQAKDESSPYAAMRAAEKVAEIAKEKGIDSIHIKVRAPGGNKSASPGPGAQAAIRGLARAGMKIGRIEDVTPIPHDGTKKKGGRRGRRV; from the coding sequence ATGAGCAAATGGGGCATAGCGAACATTTTCGCAAGCTATAACAACATAATCATCACATTGACCGACATTACCGGCGCCGAGACGATCACAAAAGCGACCGGTGGGATGGTCGTGAAGCAGGCCAAGGACGAGTCCTCTCCATATGCTGCGATGCGTGCTGCCGAGAAGGTCGCCGAGATCGCGAAGGAGAAGGGTATCGACAGCATACACATCAAGGTCCGCGCACCAGGTGGGAACAAGTCCGCCTCGCCAGGACCCGGTGCCCAGGCTGCGATCCGAGGGCTCGCCCGCGCAGGGATGAAGATCGGTAGGATAGAGGACGTTACCCCGATCCCGCACGATGGAACCAAGAAAAAGGGCGGGAGAAGGGGAAGGAGAGTCTGA
- a CDS encoding DNA-directed RNA polymerase subunit D codes for MDIEILEMTETSAKFKVVNSSPEVVNALRRVLLSEIPKMAIDVVEFHLGPIKDAEGREYESVSPLFDEIVAHRLGLVPIPTDLSMKERDKCECGGEGCPSCMIGYSLFKTGPCDVYSGDLLPLTEGDSSVRVKDDMIPIVRLGEGQAILVYAFAELGTGKKHAKWQVTSGVGYKYLPTVKIDPSKCDDGGRCIPVCPKHVFAKEGDKVKVVDEKACILCMACVNPDVCKTGAIKVVGDPTKFIFEFETDGSLSAKDTLLKGLEILQKKFDDFKEMVSSLEA; via the coding sequence ATGGACATCGAAATCTTAGAGATGACGGAGACCTCGGCGAAGTTCAAGGTCGTGAACTCGAGCCCAGAGGTTGTGAACGCCCTGAGGAGGGTGTTACTGTCGGAAATACCTAAAATGGCCATAGATGTAGTCGAGTTCCATCTTGGTCCCATAAAGGACGCTGAGGGCAGGGAGTACGAGTCGGTCTCTCCTTTGTTCGATGAGATAGTCGCCCATCGCCTCGGACTGGTCCCGATCCCGACGGACCTTTCTATGAAGGAGAGGGACAAATGCGAATGTGGTGGAGAGGGTTGCCCCTCTTGCATGATCGGTTACTCTCTCTTCAAGACCGGACCTTGCGATGTATATTCTGGCGACCTGCTTCCGTTGACTGAAGGCGACTCCTCTGTGCGCGTAAAGGACGATATGATACCGATCGTCAGACTTGGCGAGGGGCAGGCGATCCTTGTCTATGCCTTTGCAGAGCTAGGCACGGGAAAAAAGCATGCCAAATGGCAGGTCACCAGTGGTGTTGGGTACAAATATCTCCCTACTGTGAAGATAGACCCTTCAAAGTGTGATGACGGTGGAAGATGCATACCCGTTTGCCCAAAGCATGTCTTTGCGAAAGAGGGTGACAAGGTCAAGGTGGTCGATGAGAAAGCATGCATATTATGCATGGCCTGCGTCAATCCAGATGTCTGCAAGACAGGCGCTATAAAGGTAGTTGGCGATCCAACGAAGTTCATCTTCGAGTTCGAGACCGATGGCTCATTGAGCGCAAAGGACACCCTTTTGAAGGGGCTGGAGATCCTTCAAAAGAAGTTTGATGACTTCAAAGAGATGGTCTCTTCGCTCGAGGCGTAA
- a CDS encoding PAS domain S-box protein translates to MRVLYVDDEEALLDLAREFLKEAGDIDLLTAKNASEGLSLLASSEIDVVVSDYLMPQMDGIEFLKTIRNEGNHVPFILFTGKGREEVIIQALNEGADFYLQKGMDLGPQFHELVHMIRRAYEGHRTIVALEQKEERLRKAEEKAKMGHFEINLLSNTVALSRGASTIIGTPSFEIPLTNSDGCPWLQYFVNLTESVKGPDTKPTRVISDFRTIRMNDNAEIDVHLEAEYDDDKKTIFGIIQDISERVRSEERLRFALKMAEKNQKKLKLSELRFRGIFEMIPIGLWLADKDGRLISGNPAGKAIWAAEPHVGPENYGIFKAWKLPSREPIKEKDWALYHAVTEGRVTEFEEIEIEAFDGKHKIILNWASPIKDEHGDIIGAFVINQDITERRRMEQALQQSEEAHRAVLEHAGMGVEYYDPDGKLVMINNKAAMNIGYEIDKMIGRSIDEIYGNETSKLYHERLRMTISSQRPLEFEDLVDLPRGKTWLLSVYSKVYGNDGRLLGVQVITHDITKRKSIEEELLNANKKLNLLGSISRHDIMNHLTTLQGYLDILSLTKPDLRQSEAIDAMRRSIASIAKISNFMKIYQEVGQFSPIWHNIAETVSKASSSLDMTNVKQTVNVGNVWVLADPMFEMVIHNLIRNSLMHGERVAHINISFIQEDGHGTLVYEDDGVGVSNDVRSRLFTPGFGKNSGFGLFLSREILGITEMSIEEKGTYGKGARFEIMVPDKHIRYEDPH, encoded by the coding sequence ATGCGAGTGCTCTATGTAGATGATGAAGAAGCCCTATTAGACCTGGCGAGGGAATTTTTAAAGGAGGCAGGTGATATTGACCTCCTGACAGCAAAGAACGCTTCTGAAGGGCTATCGTTGTTGGCCTCATCGGAAATCGATGTGGTGGTCTCGGATTATTTAATGCCTCAAATGGACGGGATAGAGTTCTTAAAAACCATCAGAAATGAAGGAAACCACGTCCCATTCATCTTATTCACTGGAAAAGGAAGAGAAGAAGTGATCATACAGGCATTGAACGAAGGGGCTGATTTTTACCTTCAAAAGGGTATGGACCTTGGGCCCCAGTTCCATGAACTAGTTCACATGATACGTCGTGCGTATGAAGGGCATAGAACTATTGTCGCATTGGAACAAAAGGAAGAGAGATTGAGGAAGGCTGAGGAAAAAGCAAAGATGGGGCATTTCGAGATAAATCTACTCAGCAATACTGTGGCTTTGTCCCGAGGAGCATCGACGATCATTGGTACGCCATCATTTGAGATCCCATTAACTAATAGCGATGGCTGTCCTTGGTTGCAATATTTTGTTAATCTAACAGAGAGCGTCAAAGGACCAGATACCAAACCGACACGCGTCATATCCGACTTTAGGACCATCAGGATGAATGATAATGCCGAGATCGACGTCCATCTTGAGGCAGAGTATGACGACGATAAGAAAACGATCTTTGGCATCATCCAAGACATCTCTGAAAGGGTCAGGAGCGAGGAGAGACTTCGGTTTGCTTTGAAGATGGCCGAGAAAAATCAAAAAAAGCTCAAGCTCAGCGAACTTCGGTTCAGAGGGATCTTTGAGATGATCCCTATCGGTCTGTGGTTGGCCGATAAAGATGGACGGTTGATCTCCGGAAATCCCGCAGGAAAGGCGATCTGGGCTGCGGAACCTCATGTCGGACCAGAGAATTATGGTATCTTCAAGGCTTGGAAATTGCCATCCAGAGAACCAATAAAGGAAAAGGATTGGGCATTATATCACGCTGTCACAGAAGGAAGGGTGACAGAATTTGAGGAGATAGAGATCGAGGCATTCGACGGAAAGCACAAGATAATATTGAATTGGGCATCCCCCATAAAAGACGAACACGGAGACATAATCGGTGCGTTTGTCATCAACCAGGACATAACAGAAAGGCGGAGGATGGAACAGGCCTTACAGCAGAGCGAAGAGGCGCATCGCGCAGTCCTCGAGCATGCTGGCATGGGTGTGGAATATTATGATCCCGACGGTAAGCTGGTCATGATCAATAATAAAGCAGCGATGAACATAGGCTATGAAATAGACAAAATGATAGGCAGGTCTATAGATGAGATCTATGGGAACGAGACATCAAAACTATATCATGAAAGGTTAAGGATGACAATATCATCCCAGAGGCCCCTTGAATTCGAAGATCTTGTCGACCTCCCTCGAGGGAAGACCTGGCTCCTTTCAGTCTATTCAAAGGTATACGGCAATGACGGCCGGCTCCTTGGCGTACAGGTAATTACTCACGACATCACCAAGAGGAAATCAATTGAAGAAGAGCTGTTGAACGCCAATAAAAAGCTCAACCTCCTTGGGAGCATCAGCAGACATGATATCATGAATCATCTGACAACCCTGCAAGGGTATCTTGACATCCTTTCTCTTACAAAGCCAGATCTAAGGCAGTCTGAGGCCATAGATGCGATGAGGAGATCGATTGCATCCATAGCCAAGATATCCAACTTTATGAAAATTTACCAAGAGGTCGGTCAATTTTCACCAATTTGGCACAACATCGCAGAGACGGTTTCCAAGGCCAGCTCATCATTGGATATGACAAATGTCAAACAGACCGTCAATGTGGGGAATGTATGGGTATTAGCCGATCCGATGTTCGAAATGGTGATACACAATCTGATCAGGAATTCATTGATGCACGGAGAGAGGGTAGCTCATATCAACATCTCTTTCATCCAAGAGGATGGGCATGGAACATTGGTCTATGAGGACGATGGCGTCGGGGTCTCTAACGATGTCCGCTCACGTCTTTTCACTCCCGGGTTCGGAAAAAACTCCGGATTCGGACTTTTCTTGAGCCGAGAGATCCTTGGGATCACTGAGATGTCGATCGAGGAAAAAGGGACTTATGGGAAAGGTGCAAGATTTGAGATCATGGTCCCCGATAAGCATATAAGGTACGAAGATCCACACTAA
- a CDS encoding succinate--CoA ligase subunit alpha — protein sequence MRLGPRTKVLVQGITGHQGSIHTDLMLRFGTNIVGGVTPGKSGEKVSGLPVFNTVSDAISKTGAECSVIFVPARNCMDAAIEAMDAGIRMLVVVTEHVPVHDTMKIKRIAERTDSIVIGPNSPGIVVPSAIKLGIIPNDIFLHGDVAVLSRSGTLTYEVVMSLTEHGIGQCFVAGVGGDRIIGTSMARLAILVNEQYGPKGYVIIGEIGGREEVEAAKAISDIGSISIAYIAGKTAPEGKRMGHAGALIGDISDTYIDKTNALKDVGSIVCDRLSLVPIVVRDALY from the coding sequence ATGAGACTGGGACCAAGGACCAAAGTGCTTGTTCAAGGGATCACTGGCCACCAAGGTTCCATCCACACGGACCTGATGTTAAGATTCGGCACGAACATAGTGGGTGGGGTGACGCCGGGTAAGTCCGGTGAGAAGGTTAGCGGGCTCCCAGTCTTCAATACTGTGTCCGATGCCATAAGTAAGACGGGGGCTGAGTGTTCTGTTATCTTCGTTCCAGCCAGGAATTGCATGGATGCGGCCATCGAGGCGATGGATGCTGGAATCCGAATGTTAGTGGTCGTCACTGAACATGTTCCAGTACACGACACGATGAAGATAAAAAGAATTGCTGAAAGAACTGATTCTATAGTGATCGGTCCAAATTCTCCTGGCATCGTGGTCCCCTCGGCCATCAAGCTAGGCATAATACCGAACGATATTTTCTTACATGGCGATGTTGCCGTATTATCTAGGAGCGGCACCCTGACCTATGAGGTCGTCATGTCACTTACTGAGCATGGTATAGGACAGTGCTTCGTTGCAGGAGTTGGTGGAGACCGGATCATCGGGACGAGCATGGCAAGATTGGCCATTTTGGTGAACGAACAATATGGCCCGAAGGGGTATGTCATTATCGGAGAGATTGGAGGAAGAGAAGAGGTTGAGGCTGCCAAGGCCATATCAGATATCGGCTCCATTTCGATAGCATATATAGCAGGAAAGACCGCTCCCGAGGGTAAAAGGATGGGGCATGCAGGAGCTCTTATTGGGGATATTTCAGATACATATATTGATAAGACCAATGCTTTGAAGGATGTCGGTAGTATTGTTTGCGACCGGCTTTCTTTAGTGCCCATCGTTGTTAGAGACGCTTTATATTGA
- a CDS encoding 30S ribosomal protein S13: protein MVPGLAPIQRWELRNTRLSVLSTPKRESWASSGFDSIGVIHLAEKEVKEPKEEKQPKEKAEKKEKAAKEATQKAPAKVDYGKDFKYIVRMVNSDLDGTKPVFIAIQGVKGVGMRVADIVIKKANVDRTAKIGSLPDTKIEEMEKLINTYAEYVPTWAVNRQNDFETGADAHLVGVDLEVMRKDDINRMKMIRSYKGVRHETGQKVRGQRTRSNGRTGLTLGVMRQKAAQAASKPAEEKK from the coding sequence ATGGTTCCCGGACTGGCCCCTATCCAGAGATGGGAACTGCGGAACACGCGCTTGAGCGTGCTGAGCACTCCAAAAAGGGAATCCTGGGCAAGTTCAGGGTTTGATAGTATCGGAGTGATACACTTGGCGGAGAAGGAAGTTAAGGAACCCAAGGAAGAGAAGCAGCCGAAGGAGAAGGCTGAAAAGAAAGAGAAGGCGGCTAAAGAGGCCACGCAGAAGGCCCCTGCAAAGGTCGATTATGGTAAGGACTTCAAATACATCGTCCGTATGGTCAACAGCGATCTGGATGGGACCAAGCCTGTTTTCATCGCCATCCAGGGCGTCAAGGGGGTCGGCATGAGGGTCGCGGATATTGTCATCAAGAAGGCCAATGTGGACCGCACCGCAAAGATCGGCTCCCTCCCTGACACCAAGATCGAGGAGATGGAGAAGCTCATCAACACGTATGCTGAGTATGTTCCCACCTGGGCGGTGAACAGGCAGAACGATTTCGAGACCGGTGCCGATGCGCATTTGGTCGGGGTGGACCTGGAGGTCATGCGTAAGGATGACATCAACCGTATGAAGATGATCCGTTCTTACAAGGGCGTCCGCCATGAGACCGGTCAAAAGGTGCGTGGTCAGAGGACGAGGTCCAATGGAAGGACCGGCCTGACGCTCGGTGTAATGAGACAGAAGGCGGCCCAGGCGGCATCCAAGCCGGCCGAGGAGAAGAAATAA
- a CDS encoding alanine--tRNA ligase, with protein sequence MAESDFQLKFFLENGFHRRQCPKCQRYYWTLGDWTTCGEPPCEEYTFIGNSPVRKKLDLHETREAYLSFFEQNGHGRVKRYPIVARWRDDVFFTQASIYDFQPWVLNGVIDPPANPLTISQTCVRFNDIDNVGKTGRHFTFFEMLAHHAFNKPGKEIYFKDRTVELCHRFFTEKLGIEGTKLRYVEEWWEGGGNSGPCVEVILEGVEVATLVFMMYRETPEGRKMMDMTVVDTGYGLERICWVSQGKTSAYEAVFGPVVQYLKDLCGVSVDEKVLTEYSKIAGAMNMKTAADVRKLRELTAERIGISYEELMKIVAPLEDIYVICDHSRALMLLLNDGVVPSNVREGYFARMLVRRALRSLRNLGVDIRLSEVVDKQIDYFLGVVPELKDNREDILNLVNVEEQRYFETLSRGKQLVTKLTKDLKKGEKLSLDRLIDLYDSHGLNPEIVKEYAPDLVDVPDHFYMEVAKRHERPEVVAEDKEKFPDDLPETRMLYYEDPEISEFDAKVVAVVNGAVALDQTAFYPEGGGQEWDLGLLAGRKVTKVIKVKTCILHYLDGPLPKVGEIVHGRLDRERRVQLMRHHTAAHIINGCARRLFGNHVWQAGAHKAVDEARLDITHYENLSPQQRDRLERECNRVVLEDIKVNITFMQRDEAERIHGYRLYQGGAVPGKIIRVVDIEGFDAEACGGIHCPHTGYVGPIRIRRTKRIQDGIVRVEYTAGMAAVAEMQRDKSMLETLSEKLNVPLEDVGDATERLILENREQRKRLESFSQAFAEVKVRSLLGSARKMGDIRIVVHLSEEGENAEEMSRLLSTEPKVVSVIGIPGTSPKVLVSRSHDVDIDCKLLLKEVMSIIGGGGGGKKEFAQGGGGDPSKIPEAFSKVPEILATMCRP encoded by the coding sequence ATGGCGGAGTCGGACTTCCAATTAAAGTTCTTCCTGGAAAACGGTTTCCATCGTAGGCAGTGCCCCAAATGTCAAAGGTACTATTGGACCTTAGGTGATTGGACGACCTGCGGTGAACCTCCGTGCGAGGAGTACACTTTCATCGGTAACTCGCCAGTGAGAAAAAAGCTCGACCTTCATGAGACCAGAGAAGCTTATCTCAGCTTTTTCGAACAGAACGGTCACGGTCGAGTAAAAAGGTATCCGATAGTGGCCAGGTGGAGGGACGATGTCTTCTTCACCCAAGCTTCGATCTATGATTTTCAGCCATGGGTCCTTAATGGTGTCATCGACCCGCCAGCCAACCCGCTCACCATTTCTCAGACCTGTGTGCGTTTCAACGATATAGACAATGTCGGTAAGACAGGAAGGCATTTTACTTTCTTCGAGATGCTGGCGCACCACGCATTCAATAAACCTGGTAAGGAGATATATTTCAAGGACAGGACCGTTGAGCTATGCCACAGGTTCTTTACGGAAAAGTTGGGCATAGAGGGTACAAAGCTCCGATATGTCGAGGAATGGTGGGAGGGCGGTGGCAACTCGGGGCCATGCGTCGAGGTCATCCTCGAAGGGGTCGAGGTCGCTACGCTGGTCTTCATGATGTATAGGGAGACGCCTGAGGGAAGAAAGATGATGGACATGACCGTGGTAGATACAGGCTACGGTCTTGAAAGGATCTGTTGGGTGTCGCAGGGGAAGACCTCGGCCTATGAGGCTGTGTTCGGTCCTGTTGTCCAATATCTGAAGGACCTGTGCGGGGTCTCTGTGGATGAAAAGGTCCTCACCGAGTACAGCAAGATCGCTGGTGCGATGAACATGAAGACAGCGGCCGATGTTAGGAAGCTCCGAGAGCTTACCGCTGAGAGGATCGGAATAAGCTATGAGGAACTGATGAAGATCGTGGCCCCGCTTGAGGATATTTACGTCATCTGCGACCACTCAAGGGCATTGATGCTCCTCTTGAACGACGGTGTTGTGCCGTCCAATGTCAGGGAGGGTTATTTTGCCAGGATGCTGGTGAGACGCGCTCTAAGGTCCCTCAGGAACCTAGGCGTCGATATCAGGCTCTCAGAGGTCGTCGACAAGCAGATCGACTACTTCTTGGGCGTTGTCCCGGAACTGAAGGACAATCGTGAGGATATTCTTAACCTGGTGAACGTCGAGGAGCAGAGATATTTCGAGACGTTGTCAAGGGGAAAGCAGCTTGTCACCAAGCTCACAAAGGACCTGAAGAAGGGTGAGAAGCTCTCATTGGACCGGTTGATCGACCTTTATGACTCTCATGGCCTAAATCCAGAGATAGTCAAGGAATACGCTCCTGATCTTGTAGATGTACCTGACCACTTCTACATGGAGGTTGCCAAACGACACGAGAGGCCTGAGGTCGTGGCAGAGGACAAAGAAAAGTTCCCTGATGACCTCCCAGAGACTAGGATGTTGTATTATGAGGACCCGGAGATCTCAGAGTTCGATGCCAAGGTGGTGGCTGTGGTGAACGGCGCTGTCGCACTCGACCAGACAGCCTTTTACCCGGAGGGGGGAGGTCAGGAGTGGGACCTTGGTCTTCTCGCTGGTCGCAAGGTCACAAAGGTCATCAAGGTGAAGACCTGCATTCTTCATTACCTCGATGGACCGCTCCCGAAGGTCGGTGAGATTGTACATGGAAGGCTGGACCGTGAGAGAAGGGTACAGCTCATGAGACACCACACGGCCGCGCACATAATAAACGGTTGTGCCAGAAGGCTTTTCGGAAATCATGTCTGGCAGGCAGGGGCGCACAAGGCGGTCGACGAGGCCCGACTTGACATCACGCATTATGAGAACCTCTCTCCCCAGCAAAGGGACCGGCTTGAACGTGAGTGCAACAGGGTCGTCCTCGAGGACATTAAAGTGAACATCACATTCATGCAGAGAGATGAGGCGGAGCGTATCCACGGCTACAGGTTATATCAAGGCGGTGCGGTGCCGGGTAAGATCATCAGGGTCGTTGACATCGAGGGGTTCGACGCTGAGGCCTGTGGTGGCATCCATTGCCCACACACTGGGTATGTAGGGCCTATCAGGATACGGAGGACCAAGCGCATCCAGGACGGGATCGTTCGTGTGGAATACACCGCGGGAATGGCAGCGGTGGCGGAGATGCAAAGGGACAAGTCCATGCTCGAAACTCTCTCTGAAAAGTTGAATGTCCCATTGGAAGATGTCGGTGACGCAACGGAGAGGCTCATCCTTGAGAACAGGGAACAAAGGAAACGGTTGGAATCTTTCAGCCAGGCTTTTGCTGAGGTAAAAGTTAGGTCCCTTCTCGGGTCCGCAAGGAAGATGGGTGACATCAGGATCGTGGTACATCTTTCAGAGGAAGGTGAGAATGCTGAAGAGATGTCCAGGTTGCTGTCGACGGAACCAAAGGTTGTATCGGTCATCGGTATACCTGGAACGAGCCCCAAGGTACTTGTTTCGAGGTCCCATGACGTCGACATCGATTGCAAGCTCCTATTGAAAGAAGTGATGTCGATCATAGGGGGAGGGGGCGGAGGCAAGAAGGAGTTCGCCCAAGGAGGTGGAGGAGACCCATCAAAGATTCCAGAGGCGTTCTCAAAGGTACCAGAGATCTTAGCGACCATGTGCAGACCTTGA
- a CDS encoding DUF61 family protein has product MFDEKTLEKMFKSMNVHVPAVRPSLEEMLSMEEPSYSDKSGRTYKVDKKELLELAELVDIWDRGKLKIPILLMTDTNYEQSCWKVIGKTETALMSKLLSREPEKENEILIFYPQMVEIRRRFPTSTNVMYMP; this is encoded by the coding sequence GTGTTCGATGAGAAAACCTTAGAAAAGATGTTCAAATCGATGAATGTCCACGTTCCAGCTGTCCGCCCCTCGTTAGAAGAGATGTTGAGCATGGAAGAACCATCATATTCAGATAAGAGCGGTAGGACATATAAGGTCGATAAGAAGGAACTCTTAGAATTGGCGGAGCTGGTTGATATTTGGGACAGGGGTAAGCTCAAGATACCTATCCTTTTGATGACCGACACAAATTATGAACAGAGCTGTTGGAAGGTCATAGGCAAGACCGAGACGGCGCTCATGTCCAAATTATTGTCCAGAGAGCCTGAGAAGGAGAATGAGATATTGATATTCTATCCACAGATGGTCGAAATACGACGTAGGTTCCCTACTTCTACAAATGTGATGTATATGCCATGA